TCAGAAAAATGTATAGACTTGTTTTCTGAAATTGCATTAACCCTTGGCGATTTACACGCTTCTGCGGTTGCTTTAAATGCGGCAATTCCTGTTTTCCCCAAAGATCACACCTCAAAAATGATGAATGAACTCCTTGACGAAACTTTATCGTTAAGAGTTCATCAACTTTGCGATCATATTTCGTCATTATCTGTCTTATTGAAGCAGGTAATGAAAAACGAAACCTCCAAATCTTGTTTTCAACAAACCTTGAAAACCTTTGGACAACGTTGCGAATTTATCAATCAAAACCTGAAAAACATTGATTTTGATGTTTCACGTCACAGCATTTATTCGGTTAGCCTGAACAACCTCAGTGATGTGGCTTCTATTTTGGATTTGGCTCAACGCAGATTGCAACAAAGCAAATTGGGCGAGTTTATTCAGGCAAGGTTGTTTGCCAACTCCTCCGAAATTCCCATGTTTAACGTTCCTTATGACAATGCTAATGTCAGAAATTTTATGTTTCTCGGCAATTTGTTGCTTTCAATCACAAATACCGAAAAACATCCTTTTTTTATAGCAAATTATGGCGCAGCTATATTACACGATTTATTCTTTGCTTTGTCGGATGGGAAAATTATAGCTTCAAGCTTAAAACAACGTTATTCATCCTTATTTTTAGGACAGCAGCCTTTTGAAATAGATTTCGAGCCTCAGAATATTGTCTCCTTTTATTTTTTTGATGCATTAGTTCAAGCTAATTTGATTGGTGAACTATATCTTTTGATAGAAAAAAAGGGAGATAAACCAACACATTAAGACCGGTTCGACCCATTTAATTTCTAATAAGCCAAAGTGCTTTAGACAGGTATTTAATCTAAAATATATCGTTCAACAGTATGCAGTTAAGTTACTTTTAAATACTAAAAAATAATGTCAAAATATAACCGCGAAGGGGCAATCGGAGCAATGTTAGACGAATATGAAAGGGCGATTGATGAATTGATTAAAATACTCGAAGGCATGAGCAACGAAGAGTATGTCAAAATGGCAGACTTAACCACTAAAGACCCGGATTGCATGTCTGTGCAAACAATTTTAAACCATGTTGTTCGCTCCGGATATGGTTATGCCAATTATTTGAGGGTATTATTTAAAATTCCTTACCTTGAACTTCAGGAAAAATATGAAGTTAAAAATCCAATGGAAGCAATAGATAACTTAAGGGATATGTTTTCCTATACAGATTCTACACTCAACGAAAAATGGTTTATGAATGATGATGAATTGGAAAGTGGGGTTATCATAACCCGTTGGGGACAGCCGTATAATATAGAACAAATGATTGAACATGCAATAGTTCATATTCTAAGACATAGACGGCAGATTGAAAGGTTTTTAAAAAATATTAGGTGAAAATTTTCTTTAGAATTGAACTTCAAAATATTTAGCCCCTTTTGCTTAATAGTTAAACACAATTAATAAGTTCAAAAACTGTAATTCCTGAAATGTTTGTTGTTGAGGTAAATAACCCGGAGTTGGATAAAATATTTTACGAAATGCCTGTTGGCATCTATCGCCTTGATCCTAACTGGGTAAAGCCCTTGCAAATAGATATTGAAAATGTTTTCAAACCCACCGTTAACAAATATTTGTCTGGAGCAGAAGTCAGGCGATGGCTGGTGTTCAACAACAGGCATGAAGTAGTCGGTCGAATAGCTGCTTTCACCGGACATAAACAACATGACAGATTTGGAGAACCGCTAGGTGCTATTGGTTTCTTTGAGTGCATCAACGATATTGAGCCGGCAAGTTTACTATTCAAAACTGCTCAATACTGGCTTCAGGAAAAAGGAATGACCGGTATGGACGGACCTGTTAATTTTGGTGAAAGAGATCGTTGGTGGGGATTGCTAATTGATGGTTATTCTCCACCCGCCTATTGTATGAATTATAATCCTCCTTATTACCGCCAGTTATTTGAGACATACGGGTTTAAAATTTTTTTTAAACAATATACCTTTTACCGGCGAATTGAAGACCCTGTTCCTGAAAAATATCGTCTCAGGGCAGAAAAACTTTTAAACAATCCGGCTTATATGTTTAAGCATATCGAAAAAAAACACCTCAATACCTATGCCGGGCATTTTATGGAGGTTTATAACAAAGCCTGGGGCATGTTGCATAAAGATTTTAAACCTGTTACGCCTTCAAAAGCACTTCAGATTTTAGAATCCATGCGCCCAATTATTGACGAAAAAATTATTTATTTTGGTTATTACAACAATCAGCCTATCGGGTTTTTTATATGTCTTCCGGAAATAAACGCTATTGTTCGTTTATTGAACGGCAGGTTTTCAAACTGGCATCGCCTTAAATTCTGGTGGTATCTTAAGACCGGATATTGTAAGCGAATGTTTGGAGTGGTATTTGGAGTAGTGCCTGAACATCAAAACAAAGGTGTAGAATCAGCACTGATAATGACAGCCTCCAAAGTTTTACAAAGCGGATATTATACCCGCTATGAAGATATGGAGTTAGCCTGGATTGGTGACTTTAACCCAAAGATGGTCAATATTGTCAGAGGAATTGGCGGCAAACTTCTAAAAACTCATGCCACCTACAGATATTGGTTTGATGAAAACAAACCGGTCGAACATCACGAAATATTGGGCATGGAGCGGTAAATAGTTTTTTATGTAAGAGATTTACTATTTTTGCGCCCATTCTAAATTTAAAACAGTGTATCCTTTTTACTGTTTTAGAAATCTGAAATATGCAAATAAAAGCGACCTATAAAGATATTTGGTCATTGGCCTATCCTATCATTTTGGCCAATTTTGCACAAAACATCATCAGTCTAACCGATATTGTATTTCTCGGAAGGGTGGATGAAATTCAACAAGGCGCTTGTGGGCTGATTTCTACCTACTATTTTATAATGGTAACCATCGGGCTGGCCTTTTCGCGTGGAGGACAAATTTTAATTGCCCGCCGCTCAGGACAACAACAATACGAAGATATAGGGCGAATTACGCTGAACCTGCTCTATGCTCAAATTGCTTTAGCAACACTGTTGTTTTTGTTTCTTAAAATTACCTCCCCATTTGTCCTAAAACTATTTATCACCTCTAATGAAATCTATAGTGCCAGCCTGAGTTACCTCAAATACCGTTCTTATGGATTATTCTTCAGTTTCTTTGGTTTTGTCCTAATGGCATTATATACGAGTATTGGACGCACCCGTATTATTGCTGTCATAACTGCAGTTTTGTGTTTTACCAATATCTTTTTAAATTACGTTTTTATTTTTGGACATTATGGGTTTCCGGCTATGGGCATTGAAGGAGCAGCCCTTGCCTCTACCCTTTCCGAGATAACCGCATTTTTGTTTACGGTAGGTTATTTGCTTTATGATAAAAAATTGATTCCTTACAGTTTGCGAAGGCTATGGAAATTAGACTTTCCGCTACAAAAAAGAATGGCTTTACTTTCCTTGCCATTGGTTATACAGTTTATAGTAGGTTTAGGTGGCTGGTTTGTATTCCTTTCCTTTATTGAAAGTATGGGGCAACATGAACTTGCAATTTCAGTAGTATTAAAAATCATTTATACAATTTTTAGTATCCCTTCATGGGGTTTTGCGTCTGCTATAAATTCAGTGGTTAGCAACCTTATAGGTCAATACAAATTTTCTCAGGTTTTCTTGGCAGTTATGCGAACGGC
This is a stretch of genomic DNA from Sphingobacteriales bacterium. It encodes these proteins:
- a CDS encoding DinB family protein, with product MSKYNREGAIGAMLDEYERAIDELIKILEGMSNEEYVKMADLTTKDPDCMSVQTILNHVVRSGYGYANYLRVLFKIPYLELQEKYEVKNPMEAIDNLRDMFSYTDSTLNEKWFMNDDELESGVIITRWGQPYNIEQMIEHAIVHILRHRRQIERFLKNIR
- a CDS encoding MATE family efflux transporter — translated: MQIKATYKDIWSLAYPIILANFAQNIISLTDIVFLGRVDEIQQGACGLISTYYFIMVTIGLAFSRGGQILIARRSGQQQYEDIGRITLNLLYAQIALATLLFLFLKITSPFVLKLFITSNEIYSASLSYLKYRSYGLFFSFFGFVLMALYTSIGRTRIIAVITAVLCFTNIFLNYVFIFGHYGFPAMGIEGAALASTLSEITAFLFTVGYLLYDKKLIPYSLRRLWKLDFPLQKRMALLSLPLVIQFIVGLGGWFVFLSFIESMGQHELAISVVLKIIYTIFSIPSWGFASAINSVVSNLIGQYKFSQVFLAVMRTAMMSAIFTLALCLILVLFPETLLSLFTKDIAIIEGAKPILGMLVAIVLACSISVIIFNGLMGTGATYTSLVIESITIVIYLSYGYLMSKVYILGLSYVWSAEFIYWVLLAVPAWIFLHSERWKRFEL